A single Balneola sp. DNA region contains:
- a CDS encoding prepilin peptidase has translation MIVQLLIAVLLSGVGSYLSFFKPMILSSNIEAKPSRNWQWLGTVVSIGGSAGAVFYFSPETVVEWCSYLFVLVFFFISAVDLYSKIIPNRLLSILFVAAIPSLVYEFEIECIISSITMFGAFTILNLGVNRFYNKLAFGWGDVKLITMLALFMGWGVLGVIYLGIIIGGVFAGLGLLTKKITRDTHIPMAGFLFLAFVLKVFGVYFDFL, from the coding sequence GTGATCGTTCAACTTTTAATAGCAGTTTTATTATCAGGGGTAGGAAGCTATCTAAGCTTTTTTAAGCCAATGATTTTGTCATCAAATATAGAGGCTAAACCCTCTCGAAACTGGCAATGGCTTGGCACTGTAGTTAGTATTGGGGGCAGTGCTGGAGCTGTTTTTTATTTCTCCCCGGAAACCGTGGTTGAATGGTGCTCATACCTGTTTGTACTGGTTTTCTTTTTTATCTCCGCTGTAGATCTGTATAGCAAAATCATCCCCAATCGACTTCTTAGTATACTTTTTGTTGCTGCTATCCCTTCTTTAGTGTATGAATTCGAAATCGAATGTATCATTTCGTCCATAACCATGTTCGGAGCATTCACCATTCTTAATCTTGGGGTAAACAGGTTTTATAATAAACTGGCTTTTGGCTGGGGAGATGTAAAACTCATTACTATGTTGGCTCTTTTCATGGGGTGGGGAGTGCTAGGGGTAATTTATCTGGGAATAATTATTGGAGGGGTATTCGCGGGGCTGGGACTTTTGACCAAAAAAATTACAAGAGATACCCATATCCCTATGGCTGGTTTTCTATTCCTGGCTTTTGTGTTAAAGGTATTTGGGGTGTACTTCGATTTCTTATAA
- a CDS encoding prepilin-type N-terminal cleavage/methylation domain-containing protein, which translates to MKHEINQILRKEDGFSLTELLIVLAIIGILIMIAVPLYQNVTTRAKTTEAKTQLAFLHTLQRVYHLEHDSYASDFSAIDFQHEKMITEGGRARYQIEIESASTTEYVATATSIIDFDNDGVFNKWQVDEEGNVEQVIPD; encoded by the coding sequence ATGAAACACGAAATCAATCAAATACTAAGAAAAGAAGACGGGTTTTCATTAACTGAACTACTTATTGTATTGGCCATTATTGGCATTCTTATCATGATTGCCGTGCCTTTATACCAAAACGTTACTACCCGGGCCAAAACAACCGAAGCCAAAACGCAACTAGCGTTTCTCCATACCTTGCAACGCGTGTACCATTTAGAGCACGACTCTTATGCTTCCGACTTCAGCGCCATCGATTTCCAACATGAGAAAATGATTACCGAAGGGGGAAGAGCTCGTTATCAGATCGAAATTGAAAGTGCCAGTACTACTGAATATGTTGCAACAGCAACTTCCATCATAGACTTCGATAACGATGGTGTTTTTAACAAATGGCAGGTAGATGAAGAAGGGAATGTAGAACAGGTGATCCCGGATTAA